The following are encoded in a window of Cryptococcus gattii WM276 chromosome M, complete sequence genomic DNA:
- a CDS encoding uncharacterized protein (Similar to TIGR gene model, INSD accession AAW46768.1) — protein sequence MVRHATFNTEPVEIEKATEAQTEDVDAEKPSALYPIGTRTTEGGDTEKGSLRYVDSESGLLYKKEHKKAERKLLMKLDVAILPFAVLLYLSAYLDRGNLANARLQGLQTELLEGKDTNYSIALCCFFVTYILFSIPGTLLAKQFTPSRSIACGAMIWSIAATCQAAAFNKAGLYVCRLFVGIGESMFGQAMALHLSFWYTKHDLAKRVGLFISAGAVSGAFGGLISYGVSSIKNSPIEQWRILFLIEGCPSILLAICVFFFMPSKPERSKYLKEDERTLCLTRLNQENNVEADLGIDWGGVKRCLTDWKTYVISIAYSCMNLNLGSVGGFLPTIIKGFGYSNARAQLFTVPPYVVALVFMLILTSFSDWRQTRGLPAASVFCLGIIGWAILLTLPAHEHYSARYFACICIVTAGYTNIPLIMSWQSACTANQSQRATSLGMLNTVGQCLSVAAAFLFPSVEGPQFTKGASINLAFQALGLILTLSMTLYYRWENRQRDKREGGKPAVGAPIDVKQGYDKAVGFRYVP from the exons ATGGTTCGACACGCAACTTTTAACACAGAACCGGTAGAGATTGAAAAGGCGACCGAAGCGCAGACCGAGGATGTCGATGCCGAGAAGCCGTCTGCTTTGTATCCCATCGGCACGCGTACTACAGAGGGCGGTGACACCGAGAAGGGAAGTTTAAGATATGTCGATAGCGAATCTGGCTTGCTCTACAAGAAGGAGCACAAGAAGGCCGAGAGGAAGTTATTGATGAAGTTGG ATGTTGCCATTTTGCCTTTTGCGGTTTTGTTGTACTTGAGTGCCTACCTGGACAGAGGGAACTT AGCAAATGCGAGATTGCAAGGTCTGCAAACGGAACTCTTGGAAGGTAAAGACACAAACTACTCGATCGCGCTCTGCTGTTTCTTCGTGACT TACATTTTGTTTTCA ATCCCTGGTACTCTCTTGGCCAAACAATTCACTCCCTCTAGATCTATTGCCTGCGGTGCCATGATCTGGTCCATTGCTGCAACCTGCCAAGCAGCCGCTTTCAACAAGGCAGGACTCTACGTCTGTCGTCTTTTTGTCGGTATTGGTGAATCCATGTTTGGTCAGGCGATGGCCCTTCACTTGTCCTTCTGGTACACCAAGCATGATCTCGCCAAGCGCGTCGGTCTCTTTATCTCGGCTGGTGCGGTTTCTGGTGCTTTCGGTGGTTTGATCTCATATGGTGTGTCCAGCATCAAGAACAGTCCTATCGAGCAATGGAGGATCCTGTTCTTGATTGAGGGTTGCCCATCCATTCTTCTTGCTATATGtgtcttctttttcatGCCCAGCAAGCCTGAGAGGAGCAAATATCTCAAGGAAGACGAGAGAACtctttgcttgaccagGTTGAACCAGGAGAACAATGTCGAGGCTGATTTGGGTATCGATTGGGGAGGTGTTAAGAGGTGTCTCACTGACTGGAAGACTTATGTCATCAGCATTGC TTACTCTTGTATGAACCTCAACCTTGGATCTGTCGGCGGTTTCTTGCCTACTATCATCAAGGGCTTTG GCTACTCCAACGCCCGTGCCCAATTATTCACGGTTCCTCCTTACGTCGTCGCCCTTGTATTCATGCTCATTCTCACTTCCTTTTCCGATTGGCGTCAAACTCGTGGTCTCCCCGCTGCCTCCGTTTTCTGCCTTGGTATCATCGGCTGGGCCATCCTCCTCACTCTCCCTGCTCATGAACATTACTCTGCTCGATATTTTGCGTGTATCTGTATTGTCACAGCGGGTTACACCAATATCCCGTTGATAATGAGTTGGCAAAGTGCTTGTACCGCGAATCAGAGTCAAAGGGCAACAAGTTTGGGTATGCTTAACACTGTGGGACAGTGCTTGTCTGTGGCTGCTGCGTTTTT GTTCCCCTCTGTCGAAGGTCCCCAGTTTACCAAAGGTGCCTCGATTAACTTGGCCTTCCAAGCTCTCGGTCTTATCCTCACATTGTCCATGACTTTGTACTACCGATGGGAGAACCGACAACGAGACAAGAGGGAAGGTGGAAAACCTGCCGTAGGTGCTCCTATTGACGTCAAACAAGGTTACGATAAGGCTGTCG GATTCCGATACGTCCCATAa
- a CDS encoding uncharacterized protein (Similar to TIGR gene model, INSD accession AAW46883.1), with the protein MKLLSLLILLPVLLAAPAPTPHAYNPFFPTSKHSGYILPAKRGLSSRTEAQRTNPEFFKKRDRSKVDSAKRGVVTKVVKRATGTCIASTTTAFVTSVVTVTPNSSPISVLGSDSAVTLSATKSLDVTQSSDSSYVTVLATASATDSSSQMAWSTASNSDLASFVDPSSSSWSSSDVTSASKSSMSSVYASSSTYVASESASIAQSLPADASPTVSSAEMSASASVSTTLSSSSTASSTSSSLPIFDKGKQSKTKTMGATSTTAVSTNQVFQSTMSSRGVALSDKVTFTSSVRSSSQATSSSTSAAVDSTFHSSTVPSTTSHSSASSLVSSSFSFPPSATSSTSKSASLTSTSTSTSLSTSSVASSTITSAAVATSSAVSADPDGDGPFYGEGTWYYQYNTAGACGNVNPDSAYIVAVSALLFDNWPGYNGLNPNNNPICGHQVNLTWEGTSITATVADRCPGCELRHLDLSRGAFGALSNYDYDIGVFSTTIDGQSYNQDLEWSWLN; encoded by the exons ATGAAGCTTCTCTCACTcctcattcttcttcctgtcCTGCTCGCTGCCCCTGCTCCTACTCCCCACGCGTACAACCCATTCTTCCCTACCAGCAAGCACAGTGGCTACATCTTGCCTGCCAAACGTGGTCTTAGCTCTCGGACGGAAGCGCAAAGGACCAATCCAGAATTCTTCAAGAAACGAGACCGTTCCAAGGTGGATTCTGCGAAGAGAGGAGTGGTGACCAAGGTGGTTAAGAGGGCGACTGGTACTTGCATTGCGTCAACAACAACGGCCTTTGTGACTTCTGTGGTCACTGTCACCCCTAACTCGTCACCAATTAGTGTTTTGGGTTCTGATTCTGCTGTCACTCTCAGTGCCACCAAGTCTCTCGATGTTACTCAATCCTCCGACTCGTCGTATGTGACTGTCTTGGCTACAGCGTCCGCTACCgattcttcttcccaaATGGCTTGGTCGACGGCAAGCAATAGCGATTTGGCCTCTTTCGTCGACCCTTCAAGCAGTTCATGGTCTAGTTCTGATGTGACTTCTGCCTCGAAGTCTTCTATGTCGTCAGTCTACGCCTCGTCAAGTACATATGTGGCATCTGAAAGTGCTTCGATCGCTCAATCCCTTCCGGCCGATGCTTCGCCTACCGTTTCGAGTGCAGAAATGTCAGCATCTGCCAGTGTCTCTACCACCTtatcttcctcctccactgcatcctccacttcctcttccctccccATTTTCGATAAAGGCAAGCAAAGCAAGACGAAAACCATGGGGGCTACCTCGACCACCGCTGTGAGCACTAACCAGGTTTTCCAGTCAACCATGAGCTCCAGGGGGGTTGCGTTATCTGACAAGGTCACTTTTACGTCAAGCGTAAGGTCATCTTCTCAAGCTACCTCCAGCTCGACCTCGGCTGCTGTCGACAGTACTTTTCACTCCTCCACTGTTCCATCTACCACTTCTCACtcttccgcctcttccttagtttcttcttccttctcctttccccCCTCCGCTACCTCATCTACTTCTAAATCTGCCTCTCTCACTTCCACGTCTACGTCTACTTCCCTCTCGACGTCTTCCGTCGCTTCCTCTACCATCACCTCCGCTGCTGTCGCTACCTCTTCTGCTGTCTCCGCAGATCCTGACGGAGATGGTCCTTTTTACGGGGAAGGCACCTGGTACTACCAGTACAACACGGCGGGAGCTTGCGGTAACGTCAACCCGGATTCGGCTTACATTGTCGCTGTCTCTGCTCTACTATTCGACAACTGGCCTGGTTACAACGGGTTGAACCCCAATAACAACCCTATCTGTGGTCACCAAGTGAACTTGACTT GGGAGGGTACTTCAATCACTGCTACCGTCGCAGACCGCTGCCCTGGTTGTGAACTTCGACACCTCGATCTTTCCCGTGGCGCCTTTGGTGCTCTGTCAAATTACGATTATGATATTGGCGTCTTTTCCACTACTATCGATGGTCAGAGTTATAACCAAGACCTTGAATGGTCTTGGCTCAACTAG
- a CDS encoding Hypothetical protein (Similar to SGTC gene model, INSD accession EAL17383.1; CNBM1880) — translation MSTFDRLGSITSRGHDIARKSSHFRFYCLHTSGGWLASVILPLTDFTGIWEFVFASILFVIAWTILRMEQVEISLVHGFTFDLTIPLQYHFHQTLSKAHAQHLEHYWPLFIFGTMIEFVTFFLVHPDLFTLVVCLKTTILLGIWLGRDDRGGFLTIKLRGKGILPGDIGMGPVIGINSKQKEEKSNGYGTVRETKPAQENSNEGGKSKFSTAEQGLEDV, via the exons ATGTCGACTTTTGATCGTCTTGGTAGTATTACAAGCAGAGGACATGATATCGCCAGAAAATCTAGTCACTTTCGGTTCTACTGC CTACACACATCGGGTGGATGGCTCGCATCCGTCATACTCCCCTTGACTGACTTCACAGGGATATGGGAGTTTGTATTTGCTTCGATCTTGTTTGTGATCGCCTGGACGATCCTTAGAATGGAGCAAGTCGAGATTTCTCTCGTACATGGCTTCACCTTCGATCTCACAATCCCTTTGCAATACCATT TTCACCAGACTCTTTCCAAGGCCCATGCTCAGCACCTTGAGCACTACTGGCCTCTCTTTATTTTTGGCACCATGATTGAGTTCGTCACCTTCTTTCTGGTGCATCCTGATCTCTTCACCTTAGTGGTATGCCTGAAGACGACCATCTTGCTAGGAATTTGGCTTGGGAGGGACGATAGAGGCGGCTTT CTTACCATCAAACTGAGAGGAAAGGGAATACTCCCTGGAGATATCGGAATGGGACCTGTCATCGGTATTAACTCCAAacagaaggaagaaaaatCTAATGGCTATGGTACTGTTAGGGAAACAAAACCTGCCCAGGAGAATAGTAATGAGGGAGGGAAAAGTAAGTTTAGTACAGCAGAACAGGGGTTAGAAGATG
- a CDS encoding Hypothetical Protein (Similar to TIGR gene model, INSD accession AAW46767.1): MFARSLLRTTSTTMPAARNMVTRKASTYVPRPEPMGPFRQFFHDKPVPVDAYPLIAIVVIMCSGATYMLTKHIKEDRDHLRWLPKQGGVKFEIPRE; the protein is encoded by the exons ATGTTTGCTCGATCTCTTCTCCGTACCACTTCCACCACAATGCCTGCCGCGAGAAACATGGTCACTCGCAAGGCTTCCACCTATGTCCCTCGCCCCGAGCCTATGGGTCCT TTCCGACAATTCTTCCACGATAAACCTGTCCCCGTCGATGCTTACCCTCTTATTGCGATCGTTGTCATCATGTGTTCTGGTGCCACTTACA TGCTCACCAAGCACATCAAGGAGGACCGAGATCACCTTCGGTGGCTTCCCAAGCAAGGAGGGGTCAAGTTTGAGATCCCCCGAGAGTAA
- a CDS encoding Hypothetical Protein (Similar to TIGR gene model, INSD accession AAW46988.1) — MPFRKTPYLSKPIIQLKIPFSSFSYPPCTPPERGTPAQTPGLTMSQRPRPRTMAVSFMIVTPPGQYSTQFPFPYPTEYPAEAVIDESSEIDDQSVEDLTSLVTENEDGQQRRWDGKGQEPLEKDAICPGAPKLSPIDLPN; from the coding sequence ATGCCGTTCCGCAAGACCCCTTACCTATCCAAACCCATCATCCAACTCAAAATccccttctcttccttctcctaTCCACCGTGCACGCCCCCTGAAAGAGGTACACCTGCTCAAACACCCGGCTTGACAATGAGCCAAAGGCCGCGGCCGAGAACTATGGCGGTTTCATTCATGATCGTTACCCCGCCCGGCCAATACTCCACCCAGTTCCCCTTCCCATATCCTACCGAGTATCCCGCTGAAGCCGTCATCGACGAGTCCAGCGAAATTGATGACCAAAGTGTGGAGGATTTGACGAGCTTGGTCACCGAGAATGAAGATGGGCAACAAAGGAGGTGGGATGGAAAGGGGCAAGAGCCTTTGGAGAAGGATGCTATATGTCCTGGAGCACCCAAGTTGTCTCCCATAGACTTGCCAAATTAG
- a CDS encoding Heat shock protein, putative (Similar to TIGR gene model, INSD accession AAW46766.1) produces MASVVGIDLGNLSSKIGVARHRGIDIIVNEVSNRATPSLVSFTPRQRFIGEPAKTAETSNFKNTIGSLKRLIGRSINDPEVEEFEKKFINAQLVDVNGEIGVKVNYLGEPTDFSFTQLVAAYLGKLRDTTAAELKQSVSDVVIAVPGWFTDVQRRALLDAANIAGLNALRLINDNTAVALGYGITKADLPESTEAPRNVVFVDVGHSDYSVAVVAFSKGQLTIKSTAYDRHFGGRDFDYALVQHFAEEFKTKYKIDVLSSPKAVFRLTTGCERLKKVLSANAEAPINVESLMNDIDASSTLTRESFEKLTDHLLTRVSVPLAEALEKAGLTVDQVDAVELVGGSTRIPAIKERIQQFFGGKTLSFTLNQDEAIARGATFACASLSPVFRVREFAVQDIAAYPIKISWEKEAGNPDEDTELVVFGTANPIPSTKVLTFYRQGPFELEASYADPATLPKGINPWIGKYTIKSVEKPASGDLSIVKVKARLNLHGIMNFEGAYCVEEVEKEEEVTVGEGEDAKTEKKLVKKIQRKGDCPVVGQYTGLVQDKVNDLTEKEGKMHAEDKLVMETEDRKNALEEYVYDTRGKLDDRYAPYVQASEKEALLKGLQEAEDWLYSEEGEDASKSAYVQKLDALKAMGDLIVLRWKESEERPKAAAALREALNTYLTAAQGEDEKYSHIEESEKAKVIEKCATTQQWLEDQLFRQSEKPKNVNPVITSAEINRRREDVVYTSNAILNKPKPKPKITTETPQQPPAQEKTEDEPEAKVEEMDID; encoded by the exons ATGGCCAGTGTCGTCGGTATTGATCTCGGTAACCTTTCCTCCAAGATTGGTGTTGCCCGACACCGAGGAATCGACATCATTGTCAACGAAGTTTCCAACCGTGCCACCCC CTCTCTTGTTTCTTTTACGCCCCGTCAACGATTTATCGGTGAACCCGCCAAGACCGCCGAGACTTCAAACTTCAAGAACACCATTGGCTCTTTGAAAAGGTTGATTGGCAGGTCTATCAACGACCCCGAGGTTGAGGAATTCGAGAAGAAGTTCATCAATGCCCAGCTCGTTGATGTTAACGGTGAGATCGGTGTCAAG GTCAACTACCTTGGCGAGCCCACCGACTTCTCTTTCACTCAGCTCGTTGCCGCCTATCTTGGCAAACTCCGGGACACTACTGCCGCTGAGCTCAAGCAGTCCGTTTCCGACGTTGTTATTGCGGTTCCCGGATGGTTCACCGATGTCCAGCGACGTGCTTTGCTAGACGCCGCCAACATTGCCGGCCTCAATGCGCTCCGACTCATCAACGACAACACCGCTGTTGCCCTCGGTTACGGTATCACCAAGGCTGACTTGCCCGAGAGCACCGAGGCTCCTCGAAACGTTGTTTTCGTCGACGTCGGCCACTCCGACTACTCTGTCGCCGTTGTTGCCTTTTCCAAGGGTCAGTTGACCATTAAGTCTACTGCCTATGACAGGCACTTTGGTGGCCGAGACTTCGACTACGCTTTGGTTCAACATTTCGCGGAGGAGTTCAAGACCAAGTACAAGATTGATGTCCTCTCATCCCCCAAGGCTGTCTTCCGACTTACCACTGGCTGTGAGCGTCTCAAGAAGGTCCTCTCTGCCAACGCCGAAGCCCCTATCAACGTTGAATCCCTAATGAACGACATCGACGCCAGTTCTACTTTAACCCGAGAATCGTTCGAGAAGCTCACCGACCATCTCCTCACCCGAGTCTCTGTTCCTCTCGCCGAGGCTCTTGAAAAGGCCGGTCTTACTGTTGACCAAGTTGACGCGGTCGAGCTTGTCGGTGGCTCTACCCGTATCCCTGCCATCAAAGAGCGAATCCAACAGTTCTTCGGCGGGAAGACACTCAGCTTCACCCTTAACCAGGATGAGGCTATTGCCCGAGGTGCCACTTTTGCCTGTgcttccctctctcccgTCTTCCGAGTCAGGGAGTTTGCCGTCCAGGACATTGCCGCTTACCCCATCAAGATTTCATGGGAAAAGGAGGCTGGTAACCCCGACGAGGACACCGAGCTCGTTGTCTTCGGTACCGCTAACCCCATCCCTTCCACCAAGGTCCTTACCTTCTATCGACAGGGTCCTTTCGAGCTCGAGGCCTCTTACGCCGACCCCGCCACCCTCCCTAAGGGTATTAACCCCTGGATCGGCAAGTACACTATCAAGTCCGTCGAGAAGCCCGCTTCTGGCGACCTTTCCATTGTCAAGGTTAAGGCTCGACTTAATCTTCATGGCATCATGAACTTCGAGGGTGCTTACTGCGTGgaggaggttgagaaggaggaggaggtcACAGTTGGTGAGGGCGAGGATGCCAAGACTGAGAAGAAGCTTGTTAAGAAGATTCAGAGAAAGGGTGACTGCCCCGTTGTTGGCCAATACACTGGTTTGGTCCAGGATAAGGTTAACGATCTCACCGAGAAGGAAGGTAAGATGCACGCTGAGGACAAGTTGGTCATGGAGACTGAA GACCGCAAGAACGCTCTTGAGGAGTACGTTTACGACACCCGTGGCAAGCTTGACGACCGATACGCTCCCTACGTCCAGGCTTCCGAGAAGGAGGCCCTCCTCAAGGGCCTTCAGGAGGCCGAGGACTGGCTTTATTCTGAGGAGGGTGAGGATGCCAGCAAGTCTGCCTATGTCCAGAAGCTTGATGCCCTTAAGGCCATGGGCGACCTTATCGTGTTGAGGTGGAAGGAGAGCGAGGAAAGGCCAAAGGCGGCCGCAGCTCTTAGGGAGGCTTTGAACACCTACTTGACCGCTGCCCAgggtgaggatgagaagTACAGCCACATCGAGGAGTCTGAGAAGGCCAAGGTT ATTGAGAAGTGTGCCACCACCCAACAGTGGCTTGAGGACCAACTCTTCCGTCAATCAGAGAAGCCCAAGAACGTTAACCCTGTTATCACTTCTGCTGAGATCAACAGGCGACGAGAGGACGTTGTCTACACAAGCAATGCTATCCTCAATAAGCCCAAACCTAAGCCCAAGATCACCACCGAGACTCCTCAGCAGCCCCCTGCGCAGGAGAAGACTGAGGATGAGCCCGAGGCCAAGGTTGAGGAGATGGACATCGATTAG
- a CDS encoding Hypothetical protein (Similar to TIGR gene model, INSD accession AAW46769.1; CNM02020) has protein sequence MLKRISEGEKVPGIDKAREELGLSLSHGDGLGDEGSGNRAMPPPPVKKIKVRKGAKMPTEDYIALGPGKGGKGLPQSDISKVISHLWKNEVSEIRTVYENRANAKKLEHQKLYPDYKFKPKRKAEKLKQRKEREREKQEARRLREEEKQAGKAKRRSRNRERRSPVSSGDTPTFGRTLTYDSESSGFYPSSFETSNMPDLPATAAQATFKRPFPLPNYAVPALPGIEGSPSSTSGQAVAHDHTWGHTRHTGPLMMTTLDLIAPPMTEQYSSDSFSTPSQHLTAPASPGQLLSLDTASYEANFPAIAGSSPQSFVSDEGFQKALLSITSAAHNVSGRPMAVLDIDDISVLGDDLCHAHEDPAVLAQAWWELDKHSFENDTRSPPSTSGLIADDLSSNIISITIDEGSPRRETLDAIDHDAEASQLPLVIEGVAYQNLPTIYQQPIYYTAVFDSNSDFLGMTPVFEPTLFEQAPSSFDQGPFLSTAQPLSPTETYSAGPTPRESTFLQAGQDFNRMSFSPTVEGTVRTASAANTAPRHVSSSAYPFTPLSMDTMGLPSATGIVDRNTSFSALTAVLAGHGMGMMGEDMLAWDEDEFAAENAAANASVVVNGSRKRRESVSMVNLGPIVQATLQQAL, from the exons ATGCTCAAGAGGATCAGCGAGGGTGAAAAGGTTCCTGGGATTGACAAGGCTCGAGAAGAGCTAGGCCTCTCTCTTTCACATGGCGATGGCTTAGGAGACGAAGGCTCGGGAAATAGGGCTATGCCTCCTCCACCTGTAAAGAAGATAAAAGTCAGGAAGGGGGCCAAAATGCCCACTGAGGACTATATCGCTCTCGGTCCCGGTAAAGGAGGCAAGGGACTCCCTCAGTCCGATATCAGTAAGGTCATTAGTCATCTATGGAAGAACGAAGTTTCAGAAATCAGAACGGTGTACGAGAACAGGGCGAATGCGAAGAAGCTCGAG CATCAAAAGTTGTATCCTGATTACAAGTTCAAACCTAAGAGGAAGGCCGAGAAGCTTAAGCAGCGCaaagagagggagagagaaaagcaagaagcaagacgtttgagggaggaggaaaagcAGGCTGGCA AGGCTAAACGACGATCGCGAAACAGAGAACGGCGTTCACCTGTCTCTTCGGGCGACACACCGACTTTTGGTAGGACTTTGACTTATGATTCTGAAAGCAGTGGCTTTTATCCTTCTAGTTTTGAGA CCTCCAACATGCCAGACTTACCGGCTACTGCTGCTCAGGCCACTTTCAAGAGACCATTCCCTTTACCAAACTACGCGGTGCCAGCTCTTCCTGGAATTGAAGGATCCCCTTCGTCTACTTCTGGTCAGGCTGTTGCCCACGACCACACCTGGGGGCATACACGCCACACTGGTCCACTGATGATGACTACTCTGGACCTGATCGCACCGCCCATGACTGAACAATACTCATCCGACTCTTTCTCTACACCATCTCAGCACCTTACCGCTCCTGCTTCCCCTGGACAGCTACTCTCTCTCGACACCGCTAGTTACGAAGCTAATTTTCCAGCTATTGCCGGTTCATCTCCACAGAGCTTTGTCTCTGATGAGGGTTTCCAGAAGGCCCTGCTTTCTATCACTTCGGCAGCCCATAATGTCTCGGGCAGACCTATGGCTGTTCTTGACATTGACGACATCTCCGTCCTTGGTGATGACTTATGCCACGCTCATGAAGATCCTGCTGTTTTAGCTCAAGCTTGGTGGGAGTTGGACAAACATTCTTTTGAAAACGATACACGGAGTCCGCCTAGCACAAGCGGTCTCATTGCAGATG ATTTATCCTCAAACATCATCTCCATCACCATTGACGAGGGTTCGCCTCGACGTGAAACCTTGGATGCCATAGATCACGATGCCGAAGCTTCTCAGTTACCGCTGGTGATCGAAGGGGTTGCCTACCAAAACTTGCCGACAATATACCAGCAACCCATCTACTATACAGCTGTCTTCGATTCCAACTCCGATTTCTTGGGTATGACTCCTGTTTTTGAGCCTACTCTCTTTGAACAGGCGCCATCATCTTTCGATCAGGGTCCTTTCCTTTCAACAGCTCAGCCTCTCTCTCCTACTGAGACGTACTCTGCTGGCCCTACCCCCCGAGAGTCTACTTTCCTTCAGGCAGGCCAGGACTTCAACCGCATGTCTTTTTCACCCACAGTTGAGGGCACCGTTAGGACTGCCTCTGCTGCGAACACCGCTCCTCGTCACGTCTCCTCCTCAGCATATCCATTCACCCCATTATCAATGGATACCATGGGCCTCCCTTCAGCAACTGGTATCGTAGACCGAAACACCTCTTTCTCTGCTCTGACAGCTGTCTTGGCTGGTCACGGTATGGGTATGATGGGCGAAGACATGTTGGCATGGGACGAGGATGAGTTTGCCGCCGAAAATGCTGCGGCGAATGCCAGCGTCGTCGTGAATGGGAGCAGGAAGCGGAGAGAAAGTGTTTCAATGGTCAATCTTGGGCCTATTGTCCAAGCCACACTCCAACAAGCCCTGTAG
- a CDS encoding ATP-dependent RNA helicase, putative (Similar to TIGR gene model, INSD accession AAW46985.1) → MFSKNNQPSDALLDADFSFSQPPFSTLIDSRVLVALADQKFAHPTLVQAKAIPLLLEGKDVLARARTGSGKTAAYVVPAVQKILEAKADLSPASAEYQATRAVILVPTKELALQVSSFIKNVTKYCEGLVQCVDVAAGGSSIQRVLLNDKPDIVISTPTKLLSLLQSKSLSLSELSFLAIDEADLLLSYGFKDDLTRIMDPTCGWIPKLGVQGCLMSATLSDDVEGIKGLILRNPAILTLSEPAAASSLLTQHYTHTSERDKFLLIYVLLKLKLIRGKSIIFVNDVERGYRVKLFLEQFGVKCCVVNSELPLASRYHVVEEFNRGVYDVIVATDEGAGADAEEEEDVKQEENESEEEEGEDADEEAKDEEKETKGEAEPAAGPSKRRAASPPSKPNKRARRADPTSSLARGIDFTSASSVINFDLPLTSTSYMHRVGRTARAGQSGLALSFVVPREKWGKDKAVSIKSAEKDEKVFERIKERVKKESGSEIKEWDWGGRKGEIEGFRYRMEDALKAVTGKRVAEARREEVRRELLNSEKLKSHFAANPLDLSYLRHDAPLHPTRQQTHLKHVPNYLMPKIAALPTGGDVTDHAGIGFSRRGRGGHRGRGGRGGKSGRGKKVDPLKFK, encoded by the exons ATGTTTTCCAAAAACAACCAGCCATCCGACGCACTACTTGA CGCCGATTTCTCTTTTTCCCAACCCCCCTTTTCAACTCTCATAGATTCTCGAGTCCTGGTAGCCCTTGCAGACCAAAAGTTTGCTCATCCAACTTTAGTACAGGCTAAGGCCATACCTCTTTTGCTCGAAGGAAAAGATGTTCTTGCCCGAGCTAGGACAGGAAGCGGTAAGACAGCTGCCTATGTAGTCCCAGCTGTGCAGAAAATCTTGGAGGCCAAAGCT GATCTTTCCCCTGCCTCCGCGGAGTATCAAGCTACTCGAGCTGTCATTCTTGTACCCACCAAAGAGTTGGCTTTGCAagtttcttctttcatcaAGAACGTCACCAAGTACTGTGAAGGTCTAGTGCAATGCGTCGATGTTGCTGCAGGTGGCTCTAGTATCCAAAG AGTGCTTCTCAATGACAAGCCCGACATCGTCATCTCCACCCCTACAAAGCTTCTTTCCCTCTTGCAGTCTAAatccctctccctctctgAACTTTCGTTCCTTGCTATCGATGAGGCGGATCTTTTGCTTTCATACGGTTTCAAGGACGACCTCACCAGAATTATGGACCCCACCTGCGGATGGATCCCCAAGCTTGGTGTGCAAGGTTGCCTTATGAGTGCCACCTTGAGTGACGACGTCGAAGGTATCAAGGGTCTTATACTTCGTAACCCT GCCATTCTCACTCTATCTGAACCCGCTGCCGCCTCGTCTCTCCTCACTCAACACTACACGCACACTTCGGAACGAGACAAGTTCCTCCTTATTTACGTCCTTCTTAAGCTGAAACTTATACGCGGTAAATCAATTATCTTTGTCAATGACGTCGAACGCGGCTATCGAGTCAAACTCTTCCTCGAACAATTCGGTGTTAAATGTTGTGTTGTCAACAGCGAATTGCCCTTGGCGAGTAGGTATCACGTGGTTGAGGAGTTCAACAGGGGTGTGTATGATGTCATTGTGGCGACTGATGAGGGTGCCGGAGCCGACgctgaggaagaggaagatgtAAAGCAGGAAGAAAATGAatcggaagaagaggaaggcgAAGATGCGGACGAGGAAGCCAAGGACGAAGAGAAGGAGACCAAGGGAGAAGCAGAACCCGCCGCCGGTCCCTCCAAACGTCGGGCGgcctctcctccttctAAGCCCAACAAACGAGCCCGACGCGCGGACCCTACCTCTTCGCTCGCTCGTGGTATCGACTTTACCTCCGCATCTTCCGTGATCAACTTTGATCTTCCTCTCACCTCTACCTCCTACATGCACCGAGTCGGTCGTACTGCCCGAGCTGGTCAATCCGGTCTCGCCCTTTCGTTCGTCGTACCTAGAGAAAAGTGGGGTAAGGACAAGGCTGTATCAATCAAATCAGcagagaaggatgagaaggTGTTTGAGAGGATCAAGGAgagggtgaagaaggaaagcGGCAGTGAGATCAAGGAATGGGACTGGGGGGGCAGGAAGGGGGAGATTGAAGGGTTTAGATATCGAATGGAGGATGCGTTGAAAGCGGTTACTGGCAAGAGGGTGGCCGAAGcgagaagagaagaagtcAGGCGAGAGTTGTTGAACAGCGAAAAGCTCAAATCTCACTTTGCCGCCAACCCCCTTGACTTGTCTTACCTCCGACATGAtgctcctcttcatcctaCCCGACAACAAACCCACCTCAAACATGTCCCCAACTATCTTATGCCGAAGATTGCAGCGCTCCCTACTGGCGGGGATGTAACCGATCATGCAGGCATTGGATTTTCTAGACGAGGAAGGGGAGGCCATagaggacgaggaggtAGGGGAGGAAAGAGTGGCAGGGGCAAGAAGGTTGACCCGTTGAAGTTCAAGTAG